One part of the Brevundimonas subvibrioides ATCC 15264 genome encodes these proteins:
- a CDS encoding DUF305 domain-containing protein, protein MNPLFGVVLAALIGAPQAVQSPPIFHPGAPGTASRTITAAQAVDLSRTSFTPGDAQFMQHMLVHHAQAVEMVALLDAQGSSPQVKLLGRRIALSQQAEMELMQNWLTDRGQPLAMADMHAGHMAGMNHAMPMTAPGDTAVMPGMLTPNQMQALAAARGPAFDRLFLQGMIQHHQGALDMVDTLMAQPNAAQDPMLSDFATSVVADQSAEILRMQSILSEL, encoded by the coding sequence TTGAACCCGCTTTTCGGGGTTGTTCTGGCGGCGCTTATCGGCGCGCCTCAGGCCGTCCAGTCGCCGCCGATCTTCCATCCCGGCGCGCCCGGGACCGCCTCGCGCACGATCACGGCCGCGCAGGCCGTGGACCTCAGCCGGACCAGCTTCACGCCCGGCGACGCGCAGTTCATGCAGCACATGCTGGTCCACCACGCCCAGGCGGTCGAGATGGTGGCGCTGCTGGACGCGCAGGGCTCCAGCCCGCAGGTCAAGCTGCTGGGCCGCCGCATCGCGCTGAGCCAGCAGGCCGAGATGGAGCTGATGCAGAACTGGCTGACCGACCGCGGCCAGCCGCTGGCCATGGCCGACATGCACGCCGGCCACATGGCGGGCATGAACCACGCCATGCCGATGACGGCCCCGGGCGACACCGCCGTCATGCCCGGCATGCTCACGCCCAACCAGATGCAGGCCCTGGCCGCTGCCCGAGGTCCCGCCTTCGACCGCCTGTTCCTCCAGGGCATGATCCAGCACCATCAGGGCGCGCTCGACATGGTCGACACCCTGATGGCCCAGCCCAACGCGGCCCAGGATCCGATGCTTTCGGATTTCGCCACGTCGGTCGTCGCGGACCAGTCCGCCGAAATCCTGCGTATGCAGTCCATTCTGTCTGAACTCTGA
- a CDS encoding LVIVD repeat-containing protein: MTLRRPLLSSVAALSLLLAAVPAAAQVQTLTPDARTTLSAGLHDAGEAASNMELEYTVAPPPGFFDPEALFAPPPRPAPGAARPPANDGPPVRPRFSPLALANSDMALSNGRLFVGNFHGFNAYDVSGEGAPKLILSVVCPGGQGDLSIHGNLLFMSVEQNRARLDCGTTDAEGDINAERFRGIRIFDISDIANPRQVAAVQTCRGSHTHTLVPDPSDRNVLYIYNSATSGVRPTGELSICSAGEPSANADTALYSIDVIKVPLDNPEAAAIVNRPRIFADRETGAVAGLWSGGPSGVASQRTAQTNHCHDITVYPAINRAAGACSGNGILLDISDPQNPTRLSDMFDPDMAYWHSATFNNAGDKVVFTDEWGGGIGARCTASDPANWGANLISTIEDDKLKGQAFHKLPAPQGTTENCVAHNGSLIPVPGRDLMVQAWYQGGISIMDFTDPLKPIEIAYFDRGPIEAERLVVGGDWSAYWMNGRIYGSEIARGLDVLKLVPSEYLSAAEIAAAEAVRDDVINPQTQEKVEWADTPDVAAAYVDQLARSEAISDEVEARIRAGIDAWRAGGNTGGAEIVTALSAVTEPTAAADKARLAALNGIFQRRAG; encoded by the coding sequence ATGACCCTGCGTAGACCCCTTCTTTCCTCCGTCGCGGCGCTCAGCCTTCTGCTGGCCGCGGTTCCGGCGGCGGCCCAGGTCCAGACCCTGACGCCCGACGCGCGCACCACCCTGTCGGCGGGCCTGCACGACGCAGGCGAGGCGGCCTCCAACATGGAGCTGGAGTACACCGTGGCCCCGCCGCCCGGCTTCTTCGATCCGGAGGCCCTGTTTGCCCCGCCGCCGCGCCCGGCACCCGGGGCCGCGCGTCCGCCCGCGAACGACGGCCCGCCCGTCCGGCCGAGGTTCAGCCCGCTGGCCCTGGCCAACAGCGACATGGCCCTGTCGAACGGCCGGCTGTTCGTCGGCAACTTCCACGGCTTCAACGCCTATGACGTGTCGGGCGAAGGTGCGCCCAAGCTCATCCTCTCGGTCGTCTGCCCGGGCGGACAGGGCGACCTGTCGATCCACGGCAACCTGCTGTTCATGTCGGTCGAGCAGAACCGCGCCCGACTGGACTGCGGCACGACGGACGCCGAGGGCGATATCAACGCCGAGCGCTTCCGCGGCATCCGCATCTTCGACATCAGCGACATCGCCAATCCGCGCCAGGTCGCAGCCGTCCAGACCTGCCGGGGGTCGCACACCCACACCCTGGTGCCGGACCCGAGCGACCGCAACGTCCTCTATATCTACAACTCGGCCACCAGCGGCGTCCGTCCGACCGGCGAGCTGTCCATCTGCAGCGCCGGCGAGCCGAGCGCCAATGCCGACACGGCCCTCTATTCGATCGACGTGATCAAGGTGCCGCTGGACAACCCCGAGGCCGCCGCGATCGTGAACCGGCCCCGCATCTTCGCCGATCGCGAGACCGGCGCGGTCGCCGGCCTGTGGTCGGGCGGGCCGTCCGGCGTGGCCAGCCAGCGCACCGCCCAGACCAACCACTGCCATGACATCACCGTCTATCCGGCGATCAACCGGGCGGCCGGCGCCTGCAGCGGCAACGGCATCCTGCTGGATATCTCGGACCCCCAGAACCCGACCCGCCTCTCGGACATGTTCGATCCGGACATGGCCTACTGGCATTCCGCGACCTTCAACAACGCGGGCGACAAGGTGGTCTTCACCGACGAGTGGGGCGGCGGCATCGGCGCGCGCTGCACCGCCTCGGACCCCGCCAACTGGGGCGCCAACCTGATCTCGACGATCGAGGACGACAAGCTGAAGGGTCAGGCCTTCCACAAGCTGCCCGCGCCCCAGGGCACGACCGAAAACTGCGTCGCCCACAACGGCTCGCTGATCCCCGTCCCCGGCCGCGACCTGATGGTCCAGGCCTGGTACCAGGGCGGCATCTCGATCATGGACTTCACCGATCCGCTGAAGCCCATCGAGATCGCCTATTTCGACCGGGGGCCGATCGAGGCCGAACGACTGGTCGTCGGCGGTGATTGGTCGGCCTACTGGATGAACGGCCGGATCTACGGCAGCGAGATCGCCCGCGGTCTGGACGTGCTGAAACTGGTGCCGAGCGAATACCTGTCGGCCGCGGAGATCGCCGCCGCCGAAGCCGTCCGCGACGACGTCATCAACCCGCAGACCCAGGAGAAGGTCGAGTGGGCCGACACCCCGGACGTGGCCGCCGCCTATGTCGACCAGCTGGCACGCTCCGAGGCGATCAGCGATGAGGTCGAGGCCAGGATCCGGGCCGGCATCGATGCGTGGCGCGCGGGCGGCAACACCGGCGGAGCGGAGATCGTGACGGCCCTGTCGGCGGTCACCGAGCCGACGGCCGCTGCGGACAAGGCCCGCCTGGCAGCCCTGAACGGCATCTTCCAGCGCCGCGCGGGCTGA
- a CDS encoding glutathionylspermidine synthase family protein has product MQRITLPERPDWQTRAEGLGFTWHHDSGEAYWDDATAYEFSLVEIEEGLEAPTAELHQMCLDLVDETVKSERLMGLLEIPEGLRDYVADSWKRGDPSLYGRFDFAYDGTGPARLYEYNADTPTSVYESAVFQWLWLEERIADGSIPAGADQFNSLHEALIARFRTIFPMGGFVHFASDPDFVEDRQTVRFLEDLARQAGLDPKFVAIGDIGLNEDGRFVDEQNWLIQAMFKLYPWEQMLRDDYAEPLPTAEITVLEPAWKSILSNKGILPLLWERHAGHPNLLEAYFEDDAKASALSSAHVRKPLFSREGANIDIVEAGRTESGLDGGYTGRAILQAVHDAPLFDGRHVIVGSWVVGDQPAGIGLREDAGRITSNRSRFVPHLIRD; this is encoded by the coding sequence ATGCAACGCATCACGCTTCCCGAACGCCCCGACTGGCAGACCAGGGCCGAGGGGCTGGGGTTCACCTGGCACCACGATTCCGGCGAGGCCTACTGGGACGACGCCACGGCCTACGAGTTCTCGCTGGTCGAGATCGAGGAGGGGCTGGAGGCCCCGACGGCCGAACTGCATCAGATGTGCCTGGACCTCGTCGACGAGACGGTGAAGTCCGAGCGGCTGATGGGCCTTCTGGAGATCCCGGAAGGCTTGCGGGACTATGTCGCCGACAGCTGGAAGCGGGGCGACCCGTCGTTGTACGGCCGGTTCGACTTCGCCTACGACGGGACCGGCCCGGCCAGGCTGTACGAGTACAACGCCGACACGCCGACGTCGGTGTACGAGAGCGCCGTGTTCCAGTGGCTCTGGCTGGAGGAGCGGATCGCGGACGGGTCTATCCCGGCCGGTGCCGATCAGTTCAACAGCCTGCACGAGGCGCTGATCGCGCGGTTCCGCACGATCTTCCCCATGGGCGGGTTCGTGCATTTCGCCTCCGATCCCGATTTCGTCGAGGACCGCCAGACGGTGCGCTTCCTGGAGGACCTGGCCAGACAGGCCGGGCTCGATCCCAAATTCGTGGCCATCGGCGACATCGGCCTGAATGAGGATGGCCGGTTCGTGGACGAACAGAACTGGCTGATCCAGGCGATGTTCAAGCTCTATCCCTGGGAGCAGATGCTGCGCGACGACTATGCCGAGCCCCTGCCGACGGCGGAGATCACGGTGCTGGAGCCGGCATGGAAGTCGATCCTGTCCAACAAGGGGATCCTGCCGCTGCTGTGGGAACGCCACGCGGGCCATCCCAACCTGCTGGAAGCGTATTTCGAGGACGATGCGAAAGCCTCGGCCCTGTCATCGGCGCATGTGCGCAAGCCGCTGTTCTCGCGCGAGGGGGCCAACATCGACATCGTCGAGGCGGGTCGCACCGAGAGCGGTCTGGACGGCGGTTATACCGGCCGGGCGATCCTGCAGGCCGTGCATGACGCGCCGCTGTTCGATGGCCGCCACGTGATCGTCGGTTCCTGGGTCGTGGGCGACCAGCCCGCCGGCATCGGTCTGCGCGAGGATGCGGGGCGTATCACCAGCAACCGCTCGCGTTTCGTCCCGCACCTGATCCGGGACTGA
- a CDS encoding PspA/IM30 family protein — protein MSMLSKLSALFRGTAHEAGQSVVDANALKILDQEIRDADTAQGKARDDLAGLVARRRMAESEMASFRDQIGKYESSTRAALGQGKTDLAREVAGRIAELESQISEREPVIENMKAAEARLRTAIASTDQKIETLRREIDIVKVNESVQRAQTSVALQSAGAHSRIGSAADSLQRIKQRQAVQEERLRVGQEFEDKRTGADLDAKLKEAGILPGHSSADDVLARLTAQDVTVVTPRIGQSTPGEKEPG, from the coding sequence ATGTCCATGCTCAGCAAACTCTCCGCCCTGTTCCGCGGCACCGCCCATGAGGCCGGCCAGTCGGTGGTCGACGCCAACGCCCTGAAGATTCTCGATCAGGAAATCCGCGACGCCGACACCGCCCAGGGCAAGGCGCGCGACGACCTCGCCGGTCTTGTCGCCCGCCGCCGCATGGCCGAGAGCGAGATGGCCTCGTTCCGCGACCAGATCGGCAAGTACGAAAGCTCGACGCGCGCGGCGCTGGGGCAGGGCAAGACCGATCTGGCGCGCGAGGTCGCCGGGCGGATCGCGGAGCTGGAATCCCAGATCAGCGAGCGCGAGCCCGTCATCGAGAACATGAAGGCCGCCGAGGCCCGGCTGCGCACGGCCATCGCCTCGACCGACCAGAAGATCGAGACCCTGCGTCGCGAGATCGACATCGTGAAGGTCAATGAGTCCGTCCAGCGGGCCCAGACCTCGGTCGCCCTGCAGTCGGCGGGCGCCCACTCGCGCATCGGCTCCGCGGCCGACAGCCTGCAGCGCATCAAGCAGCGCCAGGCGGTCCAGGAAGAGCGTCTGCGGGTCGGCCAGGAGTTCGAGGACAAGCGCACCGGGGCCGACCTCGACGCCAAGTTGAAGGAGGCCGGAATCCTGCCCGGCCATTCGTCGGCCGACGACGTCCTGGCGCGCCTGACGGCCCAGGATGTGACGGTGGTGACGCCGCGCATCGGCCAGTCGACCCCAGGCGAGAAAGAGCCGGGCTAA
- a CDS encoding YjfI family protein produces MTDAAHMTPNPGTDRIRAWRQARRDAGMVKLEFWVPQGCRDDVRAAVHAIVTDSTRGPALAPRRPRPTSSPSTGADPHMDAVIETAWTVPAIKRALEESSLVREGEMTLRVLEGADPVLLATMNEYGDLPIYLSVGGEQIVVSVLLWPVSEQADAARFNEFLLKAQRVVPLSNFAITSVGDQDVYELMGELSSKTTLQTILIELRTLAENAIDATALRETFGAEAA; encoded by the coding sequence ATGACCGATGCCGCGCACATGACCCCGAACCCCGGCACGGATCGCATCCGCGCCTGGCGACAGGCGCGTCGCGACGCCGGCATGGTCAAGCTGGAGTTCTGGGTCCCCCAGGGCTGCAGGGACGACGTCCGCGCCGCCGTGCACGCCATCGTCACGGATTCCACCCGGGGCCCGGCGCTTGCGCCGCGTCGCCCACGCCCCACCTCTTCCCCATCAACCGGAGCCGACCCCCATATGGACGCCGTGATCGAAACCGCCTGGACCGTGCCCGCCATCAAGCGGGCGCTGGAGGAGTCCTCCCTGGTGCGCGAGGGCGAAATGACCCTGCGCGTGCTGGAGGGGGCCGACCCCGTGCTGCTGGCCACCATGAACGAGTACGGCGATCTGCCCATCTATCTGTCGGTCGGTGGCGAACAGATCGTGGTGTCGGTCCTGCTGTGGCCCGTCTCGGAACAGGCCGACGCCGCCCGTTTCAACGAGTTCCTGCTCAAGGCCCAGCGGGTCGTGCCGCTGTCGAACTTCGCCATCACTTCGGTCGGCGATCAGGACGTGTATGAGCTGATGGGCGAACTGTCGTCCAAGACCACGCTGCAGACCATCCTGATCGAGCTGCGGACCCTGGCCGAGAACGCCATCGATGCGACCGCCCTGCGCGAAACCTTCGGCGCCGAAGCCGCCTGA
- a CDS encoding YjfK family protein has product MFKRLFGGPTTPEPVNRLAVVRNITVGRTVSLDPLAWRRLQPETVFNLETDALEITAQGTIALDSGQHVHRFYTDDHVMLQAMSDDPSGAEAYDFSLFIPWTSAYPPGETERRIWRDRLSEPVFDGAPEELPAYPRFWFSESDARQPPVTLWETIWDDRTATTPFSRIFQTCMLYARDLAGGRELMLALEMEPEKATGKSADISHEIMVGIPLEMAEFTA; this is encoded by the coding sequence ATGTTCAAGCGTCTCTTCGGTGGACCCACGACCCCGGAGCCGGTCAACCGGCTGGCCGTCGTGCGCAACATCACGGTCGGCCGGACGGTCTCCCTGGACCCTCTGGCCTGGCGACGGCTTCAGCCCGAGACCGTGTTCAATCTGGAGACCGACGCGCTGGAGATCACCGCCCAGGGGACGATCGCCCTGGACAGCGGCCAGCATGTGCACCGGTTCTACACCGACGACCACGTGATGCTGCAGGCCATGAGCGACGACCCTTCGGGGGCCGAGGCCTATGACTTCAGCCTGTTCATCCCCTGGACCAGCGCCTATCCGCCGGGCGAGACGGAGCGCCGGATCTGGCGCGACCGGCTCAGCGAGCCCGTGTTCGACGGCGCGCCCGAGGAGCTTCCCGCCTATCCCCGCTTCTGGTTCTCCGAGAGCGATGCGCGCCAGCCGCCCGTGACGCTGTGGGAAACCATCTGGGACGACCGCACGGCGACGACGCCCTTCTCGCGCATCTTCCAGACCTGCATGCTGTATGCGCGCGACCTGGCCGGCGGACGCGAGCTGATGCTGGCGCTGGAGATGGAGCCCGAGAAGGCGACCGGAAAATCCGCCGACATCAGCCACGAGATCATGGTCGGCATCCCGCTCGAAATGGCCGAATTCACCGCCTAG
- a CDS encoding DUF350 domain-containing protein — MFDWFAFQTGATAFVIAFVAAIAFFSAFKFIYQIVTPYHERDLIRQGNTAAAVGLGGALVGYVLPLASALSHTVSLPEFAAWALLAGVIQILAFLVVSRVLYKALASRIEAGEMSAGVYLASISICVGLLNAACMTT; from the coding sequence ATGTTCGACTGGTTCGCCTTCCAGACCGGGGCCACGGCCTTCGTCATCGCCTTCGTGGCGGCGATCGCCTTCTTCTCGGCCTTTAAATTCATCTACCAGATCGTCACGCCCTATCATGAGCGCGACCTGATCCGGCAGGGCAACACGGCCGCCGCCGTCGGCCTGGGCGGCGCCCTGGTCGGCTACGTCCTGCCCCTGGCCTCGGCCCTGTCCCACACCGTCAGCCTGCCGGAGTTCGCGGCCTGGGCCCTGCTGGCCGGCGTGATCCAGATCCTCGCCTTCCTCGTGGTCAGCCGGGTGCTCTACAAGGCGCTGGCCAGCCGGATCGAGGCGGGAGAGATGTCCGCGGGCGTCTATCTGGCCTCCATTTCCATCTGCGTCGGCTTGCTGAACGCCGCCTGCATGACGACGTGA
- a CDS encoding DUF1190 domain-containing protein, translated as MTESPVTTAPETTTMRRLKRSRTLQVTSLMATASFSLAACGAPQVAAPPPEPALAYTSLDECKAANDISDTECDAGYANAAKQAETTAPRYATQSECEGEWGPDQCRQNGSGGSFFTPLLTGFVIGQLLNGGGYRGGGALYRDRNGNYQNGYGGGYLSRDYRSGRQVANGRDFGNDVARQAPSRVQSRTTVVSRGGFGGGGRGFGG; from the coding sequence ATGACCGAGTCCCCCGTCACGACCGCGCCCGAAACCACCACCATGCGTCGCCTGAAGCGATCGCGCACGCTTCAGGTCACCAGCCTGATGGCCACGGCCAGCTTCTCGCTGGCCGCCTGCGGCGCGCCCCAGGTCGCCGCGCCGCCGCCCGAACCAGCCCTGGCCTATACGTCGCTGGACGAATGCAAGGCCGCCAACGACATCTCCGACACCGAGTGCGACGCGGGCTACGCCAACGCGGCCAAACAGGCCGAGACCACCGCGCCCCGCTACGCCACCCAGTCGGAATGCGAAGGCGAGTGGGGACCGGACCAGTGCCGGCAGAACGGCTCGGGCGGGTCGTTCTTCACCCCCCTGCTGACCGGCTTCGTGATCGGCCAGTTGCTGAACGGCGGCGGCTATCGCGGCGGTGGCGCGCTGTATCGCGACCGCAACGGCAACTATCAGAACGGCTACGGCGGCGGCTATCTCAGCCGCGACTACCGGAGCGGCCGCCAGGTCGCCAACGGCCGCGACTTCGGCAACGACGTCGCGCGCCAGGCGCCGTCACGGGTCCAGAGCCGCACGACCGTCGTGTCGCGCGGCGGGTTCGGTGGCGGGGGACGCGGCTTCGGCGGCTGA
- a CDS encoding UDP-glucose dehydrogenase family protein translates to MRVTMIGTGYVGLVSGACFADFGHTVVCVDKDPSKIERLNRGEIPIFEPGLDQLVADNVKAGRLSFTVDGSDAIRDAEIVFIAVGTPTRRGDGHADLSYVYAAAEEIAGLIQDFTVVVTKSTVPVGTGDEVEAIMRRANPDAQFAVVSNPEFLREGAAIEDFKRPDRVVIGVEDERAKAVMAELYRPLSLNEFPVVYTQRRTSELIKYAGNAFLAMKITFINEIADLCEKVGADVQQVAKGIGLDGRIGSKFLNPGPGYGGSCFPKDTIALVRTAQQYGAPIRLIETTVEVNDARKLAMAEKIRTAMAGAGGDIAGKTVGVLGLTFKPNTDDMRDSPSLAIIPALQAMGATVRAFDPEGMKEARHMLAGTTFVNGPYDAADGADALVILTEWDQFRALDLTRIAGTMSRPLLIDLRNVYRAGEVVADGMEYVGIGKP, encoded by the coding sequence ATGCGCGTGACCATGATCGGCACCGGCTATGTAGGCCTGGTGTCTGGAGCCTGTTTCGCGGACTTCGGCCATACGGTCGTCTGCGTCGACAAGGACCCTTCCAAGATCGAGCGGCTGAACCGGGGCGAGATCCCGATCTTCGAGCCGGGTCTGGACCAGCTCGTCGCCGATAACGTCAAGGCGGGCCGTCTGTCCTTCACCGTCGACGGATCGGATGCCATCCGCGACGCCGAGATCGTCTTCATCGCCGTGGGCACGCCCACCCGGCGCGGCGACGGCCATGCCGACCTGTCCTACGTCTATGCCGCGGCCGAAGAGATCGCCGGCCTGATTCAGGACTTCACCGTCGTGGTCACCAAGTCGACCGTGCCGGTCGGCACCGGCGACGAGGTCGAGGCCATCATGCGCCGCGCCAATCCGGACGCCCAGTTCGCCGTCGTCTCGAACCCCGAGTTCCTGCGCGAGGGGGCCGCGATCGAGGACTTCAAACGCCCGGACCGTGTGGTCATCGGCGTCGAGGACGAGCGCGCCAAGGCGGTCATGGCCGAGCTGTACCGCCCGCTGAGCCTCAACGAATTCCCCGTCGTCTACACCCAGCGCCGGACGTCCGAGCTGATCAAATACGCGGGCAACGCCTTCCTGGCGATGAAGATCACCTTCATCAACGAGATCGCCGACCTGTGCGAAAAGGTCGGGGCCGACGTGCAGCAGGTCGCCAAGGGCATCGGGCTGGACGGCCGCATCGGCTCCAAATTCCTGAACCCCGGCCCCGGCTACGGCGGATCGTGCTTCCCCAAGGACACCATCGCCCTGGTCCGCACGGCCCAGCAGTACGGCGCGCCGATCCGCCTGATCGAGACCACGGTCGAGGTCAACGATGCGCGCAAGCTCGCCATGGCCGAGAAGATCCGGACCGCCATGGCCGGTGCCGGCGGCGACATCGCCGGCAAGACCGTCGGCGTGCTGGGCCTGACGTTCAAGCCGAACACCGACGACATGCGCGACAGCCCCAGCCTGGCCATCATCCCCGCGCTGCAGGCCATGGGCGCGACCGTCAGGGCGTTCGATCCCGAAGGCATGAAGGAGGCCCGCCACATGCTGGCCGGCACCACTTTCGTGAACGGCCCCTATGACGCCGCCGACGGTGCCGACGCCCTGGTCATCCTGACCGAGTGGGACCAGTTCCGCGCCCTCGACCTGACCCGCATCGCCGGCACCATGAGCCGCCCCCTCCTCATCGACCTGCGCAACGTCTACCGCGCGGGCGAGGTGGTCGCCGACGGCATGGAGTATGTCGGGATCGGCAAGCCGTAG
- a CDS encoding NAD(P)(+) transhydrogenase (Re/Si-specific) subunit beta yields MNASIAALAYLAAGVLFILSLRGLSSPETSRQGNTFGMIGMAIAVGVTLLTLGTTGALDPVTLALLAGGVIVGGGGGAFIASKVKMTDMPQLVAAFHSLVGMSACLVAVGAVYAPDAFGIADGSGGIKVQSIVELALGVAIGAITFTGSVIAFAKLNGNMSGAPIILPARHLINIGLALALIFLIGIMIGSGGTAVWAFWGIFLLALILGATLIIPIGGADMPVVVSMLNSYSGWAAAALGFTLENIALIITGALVGSSGAILSYIMCKAMNRSFISVILGGFGGDSGPAGEARVETRPVKQGSADDAAFIMKNASKVIIVPGYGMAVAQAQHALREMADKLKEEGVEVKYAIHPVAGRMPGHMNVLLAEANVPYDEVFELEDINAEFATADVAFVIGANDVTNPAAKTDPTSAIYGMPILDVEKAGTVLFIKRGMAAGYAGVENELFFRDNTMMLFADAKKMVEGIVKAL; encoded by the coding sequence ATGAACGCATCGATCGCGGCCCTGGCCTATCTGGCGGCGGGCGTCCTGTTCATCCTCAGCCTGCGCGGGCTGTCCAGCCCGGAGACGAGCCGTCAGGGCAATACGTTCGGCATGATCGGCATGGCCATCGCCGTGGGCGTGACCCTGCTGACGCTGGGCACGACCGGCGCCCTGGATCCCGTGACCCTCGCCTTGCTGGCCGGCGGCGTGATCGTGGGCGGCGGGGGCGGGGCCTTCATCGCGTCCAAGGTCAAGATGACCGACATGCCCCAGCTGGTCGCGGCCTTCCACTCGCTGGTCGGGATGTCGGCCTGTCTGGTAGCGGTCGGAGCCGTCTATGCGCCCGACGCCTTCGGGATCGCCGACGGCTCGGGCGGCATCAAGGTGCAGTCGATCGTCGAACTGGCGCTGGGCGTCGCCATCGGGGCCATCACCTTCACCGGCTCGGTCATCGCCTTCGCCAAGCTCAACGGCAACATGAGCGGCGCGCCGATCATCCTGCCGGCGCGGCACCTGATCAACATCGGCCTGGCGCTGGCCCTGATCTTCCTGATTGGGATCATGATCGGATCGGGCGGCACGGCGGTCTGGGCCTTCTGGGGCATCTTCCTGTTGGCGCTGATCCTGGGCGCGACCCTGATCATCCCCATCGGCGGGGCCGACATGCCGGTCGTGGTGTCGATGCTGAACAGCTATTCCGGCTGGGCGGCGGCGGCGCTGGGGTTCACGCTCGAGAACATCGCCCTGATCATCACCGGGGCCCTGGTCGGGTCGTCGGGCGCGATCCTCAGCTACATCATGTGCAAGGCGATGAACCGCAGCTTCATCAGCGTGATCCTGGGCGGGTTCGGCGGCGACAGCGGTCCGGCGGGCGAGGCCAGGGTCGAGACCCGGCCGGTCAAGCAGGGCAGCGCCGACGACGCCGCCTTCATCATGAAGAACGCCTCCAAGGTCATCATCGTCCCCGGCTACGGCATGGCCGTGGCCCAGGCCCAGCATGCCCTGCGCGAAATGGCCGACAAGCTGAAGGAGGAGGGGGTCGAGGTGAAATACGCCATCCACCCCGTCGCCGGCCGCATGCCGGGCCACATGAACGTCCTGCTGGCCGAGGCCAACGTCCCCTATGACGAGGTGTTCGAGCTGGAGGACATCAACGCCGAGTTCGCCACCGCCGACGTCGCCTTCGTCATCGGGGCCAATGACGTCACCAACCCGGCCGCCAAGACCGATCCGACCAGCGCCATCTACGGCATGCCGATCCTGGACGTGGAGAAGGCCGGGACCGTGCTGTTCATCAAGCGCGGCATGGCGGCGGGCTATGCCGGGGTCGAGAACGAGCTGTTCTTCCGCGACAACACGATGATGCTGTTCGCCGACGCCAAGAAGATGGTCGAGGGGATCGTCAAGGCGCTGTGA
- a CDS encoding NAD(P) transhydrogenase subunit alpha — MEHVDPTVFRLAIFVLAIFVGYYVVWSVTPALHTPLMAVTNAISSVIIVGGLIAAAAVSGDVAGPNAWIAKGAGVAAVTLASVNIFGGFMVTRRMLAMYKKKERPAKVEAKA, encoded by the coding sequence ATGGAACACGTCGATCCCACCGTCTTTCGCCTGGCTATCTTCGTGCTGGCGATCTTCGTCGGCTACTACGTCGTCTGGTCAGTGACACCGGCGCTGCACACGCCGCTGATGGCCGTGACCAATGCGATCTCCAGCGTCATCATCGTCGGCGGCCTGATCGCGGCGGCGGCGGTATCGGGCGATGTCGCCGGGCCGAACGCCTGGATCGCCAAGGGGGCGGGTGTGGCGGCCGTGACCCTGGCCAGCGTGAACATCTTCGGCGGCTTCATGGTCACGCGGCGGATGCTGGCCATGTACAAGAAGAAGGAACGGCCGGCCAAGGTCGAGGCCAAGGCCTGA